A single region of the Polymorphum gilvum SL003B-26A1 genome encodes:
- a CDS encoding branched-chain amino acid ABC transporter permease, with translation MSDTAIRPRLERRPLSDRLGAAVPLALVPALALAGFLAVGNPSTWLTLTVAGLAMGLMIFIMASGLTIVFGLMDVINFGHGAFISVGAFVGFTVLGWLAGWTADPRFMVNLGAVFIAIIASMAATGAMGYAFERVIVMPVYGQHLKQILVTMGGLIIAQQMIHVIWGPDAIHLARPESLRGSIVLGEAAIEKYRLLAVAIGLGLFLAMRHILRSTKIGLLVRAGVENGEMVEALGYRIRRLFLLVFMAGSALAGLGGVMWGLYQETITAHMGSEIMVLVFIVVIIGGLGSVEGCFIGALLVGLLSNYTAFVAPKVALVSTIALMVAILMWRPQGLYPVVKAK, from the coding sequence ATGAGCGACACCGCAATCCGCCCGCGCCTCGAGCGCCGCCCGCTGTCCGACCGGCTGGGCGCCGCGGTGCCGCTGGCACTGGTGCCGGCACTGGCGCTCGCCGGCTTCCTCGCCGTCGGCAATCCGTCGACCTGGCTGACGCTGACCGTCGCCGGCCTCGCCATGGGCCTGATGATCTTCATCATGGCATCCGGGCTGACGATCGTGTTCGGCCTGATGGACGTCATCAACTTCGGCCACGGCGCCTTCATCTCGGTCGGCGCCTTCGTCGGCTTCACGGTGCTCGGCTGGCTGGCCGGCTGGACGGCGGACCCGCGCTTCATGGTCAATCTCGGCGCGGTGTTCATCGCCATTATCGCCTCGATGGCGGCGACCGGGGCGATGGGCTACGCCTTCGAGCGGGTGATCGTGATGCCGGTCTACGGCCAGCACCTGAAGCAGATCCTGGTCACCATGGGCGGCCTGATCATCGCGCAGCAGATGATCCACGTGATCTGGGGGCCCGACGCCATCCACCTCGCCCGGCCCGAGAGCCTGCGCGGCTCGATCGTGCTCGGCGAGGCGGCGATCGAGAAGTACCGGCTGCTGGCAGTGGCCATCGGGCTCGGCCTGTTCCTCGCCATGCGCCACATCCTGCGCTCGACCAAGATCGGCCTGCTGGTGCGCGCCGGCGTGGAGAACGGCGAGATGGTCGAGGCCCTCGGCTACCGGATCCGGCGGCTGTTCCTTCTGGTGTTCATGGCCGGCTCGGCGCTGGCCGGCCTCGGCGGCGTCATGTGGGGACTCTACCAGGAGACGATCACCGCGCACATGGGCTCGGAGATCATGGTGCTGGTGTTCATCGTCGTCATCATCGGCGGCCTCGGCTCGGTGGAAGGCTGCTTCATCGGCGCCCTGCTGGTCGGCCTGCTGTCCAACTACACGGCCTTCGTGGCGCCCAAGGTGGCGCTGGTGTCGACCATCGCGCTGATGGTCGCGATCCTGATGTGGCGACCGCAGGGGCTCTATCCCGTGGTCAAGGCGAAGTGA
- a CDS encoding branched-chain amino acid ABC transporter permease: protein MLRRILSGDMPRNRLLSALLAAVALCLLLAPFLFPGTKPLETAARICIFIVLVASYDMLLGYTGIVSFAHTMFFGIGAYGTALALSSAGPSFVSILWGSAAGAGVAATLALAIGLFSLRVKAIFFAMVTLAIASAFAVLVSQLSHLTGGEDGLNYRIPRELTPAFRLVEERVFGVRIDGRVLSYYLVFGVSLALFLAMLRIVNSPFGRTLQAVRDNAFRAEAIGYRVVWYRTTATVLSAVMAALAGSLLALWLRYTGPATTLSMEIMIDILLMVVIGGMGTMYGAVIGATLFILAQTYLQDLMGAAEKATSAVPLVSMLIAPERWLLWLGVLFVLSVYFFPAGVVGRLRAGKS from the coding sequence ATGCTGAGACGCATCCTTTCCGGCGACATGCCGCGCAACCGCCTGCTGAGCGCGCTGCTGGCCGCCGTCGCTCTCTGCCTGCTGCTGGCCCCGTTCCTGTTTCCCGGCACGAAGCCGCTGGAGACGGCGGCACGGATCTGCATCTTCATCGTGCTGGTGGCGAGCTACGATATGCTGCTCGGTTACACCGGCATCGTGTCCTTCGCTCACACCATGTTTTTCGGCATCGGCGCCTACGGCACGGCTCTGGCTCTGTCCTCGGCCGGCCCGAGCTTCGTGTCGATCCTGTGGGGCTCGGCCGCCGGCGCAGGCGTCGCCGCCACGCTGGCGCTGGCCATCGGCCTGTTCTCGCTCAGGGTCAAGGCGATCTTCTTCGCCATGGTGACACTCGCCATCGCCAGCGCCTTCGCGGTGCTGGTGTCGCAGCTGTCGCACCTGACCGGCGGCGAGGACGGGCTCAACTACCGGATCCCGCGCGAACTGACGCCGGCCTTCCGGCTGGTCGAGGAGCGCGTGTTCGGCGTGCGCATCGACGGACGAGTGCTGTCCTACTACCTGGTGTTCGGCGTCTCGCTGGCGCTGTTCCTCGCCATGCTGCGGATCGTCAATTCGCCGTTCGGGCGCACGCTCCAGGCGGTGCGCGACAACGCCTTCCGCGCCGAGGCGATCGGCTACCGCGTGGTCTGGTACCGGACCACGGCAACGGTGCTGTCCGCCGTCATGGCCGCGCTCGCCGGCTCGCTGCTGGCGCTGTGGCTGCGCTACACCGGTCCGGCGACCACCCTGTCGATGGAGATCATGATCGACATCCTATTGATGGTGGTGATCGGCGGCATGGGCACGATGTACGGCGCGGTGATCGGCGCGACGCTGTTCATCCTCGCCCAGACCTATCTGCAGGACCTGATGGGAGCGGCCGAGAAGGCGACCAGCGCCGTGCCGCTGGTGTCGATGCTGATCGCGCCGGAACGCTGGCTGCTGTGGCTGGGCGTGCTGTTCGTGCTGTCGGTGTATTTCTTCCCCGCCGGGGTGGTCGGGCGCCTGCGCGCCGGAAAGTCCTGA
- a CDS encoding alpha/beta fold hydrolase, translated as MPDGLFLHEAGSGTPLLLLHGWSCHGGFFAPQVEALAERALVLAPDLPGHGRTGGAFAPTIEVAADAAAALLAERDLSGVVVCGWSMGAHVAYALAQRHGTARIKALIAIDMTPKVLNDADWRLGSRDGLDAERNADVLARLVPSWPAPATRIAERIFATDRTPDAALLDFARREIAASDPVLLAAMWASLTGQDFRAVLPRLEVPLHLAMGDHSALYGPEVADWYRRMVPTARLHRFAASGHAPHLEEADRFNALLGTLLAG; from the coding sequence ATGCCGGACGGCCTGTTCCTGCACGAGGCCGGCAGTGGCACGCCGCTGCTGCTGCTGCACGGCTGGTCGTGCCACGGCGGCTTCTTCGCGCCGCAGGTCGAGGCGCTTGCCGAGCGCGCGCTGGTCCTCGCCCCGGACCTGCCCGGCCACGGCCGCACCGGCGGCGCGTTCGCCCCGACCATCGAGGTCGCGGCCGACGCCGCAGCCGCGCTGCTCGCCGAGCGCGACCTGTCGGGCGTGGTCGTCTGCGGCTGGTCGATGGGGGCGCATGTCGCCTATGCCCTGGCGCAGCGGCACGGCACCGCCCGCATCAAGGCTCTGATCGCCATCGACATGACGCCGAAGGTGCTCAACGACGCCGACTGGCGGCTCGGCTCGCGCGACGGGCTCGACGCGGAGCGCAATGCCGACGTACTCGCCCGTCTGGTGCCGTCCTGGCCGGCGCCGGCGACCCGCATCGCCGAGCGGATCTTCGCCACCGACAGGACGCCCGACGCGGCGCTGCTCGATTTCGCGCGGCGGGAAATCGCGGCCAGCGATCCGGTGCTGCTCGCCGCCATGTGGGCATCCCTGACCGGGCAGGATTTCCGCGCGGTGCTGCCGCGGCTCGAGGTGCCGCTGCACCTGGCCATGGGGGACCACAGCGCCCTCTACGGCCCCGAGGTCGCCGACTGGTACCGGCGGATGGTGCCGACGGCGCGCCTGCACCGGTTCGCGGCGTCCGGCCACGCGCCGCATCTGGAGGAAGCCGACCGGTTCAACGCACTACTCGGCACGCTGCTCGCCGGCTAA
- a CDS encoding cold-shock protein yields the protein MRENGTIKFFNYDRGFGFITPENGGKDVFVHISAFEQAGLPAPEEGAKVTFVAEDDRRGRGKQAGQLELA from the coding sequence ATGCGTGAAAACGGAACCATCAAGTTCTTCAACTACGACCGCGGCTTCGGCTTCATCACCCCGGAAAACGGCGGCAAGGACGTGTTCGTCCACATTTCGGCCTTCGAACAGGCTGGTCTGCCGGCTCCGGAAGAGGGCGCGAAGGTCACCTTCGTCGCCGAGGACGACCGCCGCGGCCGCGGCAAGCAGGCGGGCCAGCTCGAACTGGCGTGA
- a CDS encoding phosphate acetyltransferase, translated as MSFETGQSAETTRIFGADDIAVFDALSGGPAVAPGTVPGPLIGALFSYLLGVELPGPGTNYLKQDMRFLAPAPLGVPLTARVTITRLRSEKHLVDLETVCETADGTRLCEGRALVYVEDAVKRL; from the coding sequence ATGAGCTTCGAGACCGGCCAGTCGGCCGAAACCACGCGCATCTTCGGGGCCGACGACATCGCCGTCTTCGACGCCTTGTCCGGCGGTCCCGCCGTTGCGCCCGGCACGGTGCCCGGGCCCCTGATCGGCGCGCTGTTCTCCTATCTGCTCGGCGTCGAATTGCCGGGGCCGGGCACGAATTACCTCAAGCAGGACATGCGCTTCCTGGCGCCTGCCCCGCTCGGCGTGCCGCTGACCGCGCGCGTGACCATCACGCGCCTGCGTTCCGAGAAGCACCTGGTCGATCTGGAGACGGTCTGCGAAACCGCCGACGGCACCCGCCTGTGCGAGGGTCGCGCGCTCGTTTATGTCGAGGATGCCGTCAAGCGGCTCTGA
- a CDS encoding MaoC family dehydratase: MTPPFPIIDTWTPRQADFDAFARVSGDDNPIHVDPDFSARTRFGRTVSHGMLLYTRLHGLVGRHWPGRAQAFQALMFPNPAYADEELVLEIAPKDGAPGHMAVRVTRRADGAECLVGDFTLAGDPAAGDPA, from the coding sequence ATGACCCCGCCGTTCCCGATCATCGACACCTGGACCCCGCGCCAGGCCGATTTCGACGCCTTCGCCCGCGTGTCGGGCGACGACAACCCGATCCACGTCGATCCGGACTTCTCCGCCCGCACCCGCTTCGGCCGCACCGTGTCGCACGGCATGCTGCTCTACACGCGTCTGCACGGTCTGGTCGGGCGCCACTGGCCCGGCCGCGCCCAGGCGTTCCAGGCGTTGATGTTCCCCAACCCGGCCTATGCGGACGAGGAACTCGTGCTCGAGATCGCGCCGAAGGACGGCGCACCGGGGCACATGGCGGTGCGCGTCACGCGCCGCGCCGACGGCGCCGAATGCCTGGTCGGCGACTTCACCCTGGCCGGAGACCCCGCAGCCGGAGACCCCGCATGA
- a CDS encoding AMP-binding protein, which yields MDYVTDMAARRAELTPGATAFVDRESGLTLTFEDVERRARRLANALTELGLSAGDRLAVLCLNRPDFFVVLFAAQKARLILVPLNWRQPVAELSPLIPACGAKILIHDKAFEAEARHLSATHRLRRIAMGPGQDADFSLDELIAAAAESRASVRVSASDPWYLLFTSGTTGLPKAVIQTAGMAWANAINYAQATDLTSADTSLNFLPLFHTAGINLMTLPLFLLGGASTVLRKFDADAVVDLLGAGACTAFFGVPAIYQALSLHPRFSELDLAAVRSYACGGAPIPEHLLRLYASRGATICNGMGMTETGPTVFIMDRAGAARKIGSVGKAQILAEVRLEAPDGSLVEGPGEGELQIRGPGVTPGYMDNPAATAAAFTADGWLKSGDVARRDADGYYYIVDRIKDMYISGGENVYPAEVERVLVDHPDILEAVVVGIPDERWGEVGAAYLIARPGHTVDPAGLPAWCRERLAGYKVPRRFAVVADLPRTAAGKVRKNLLKDQPAAPAKPGTSDA from the coding sequence ATGGACTATGTCACCGACATGGCGGCCCGGCGGGCGGAACTGACGCCCGGCGCGACCGCTTTCGTCGACCGCGAGAGCGGGCTCACGCTGACCTTCGAGGATGTCGAGCGGCGTGCAAGACGCCTTGCCAACGCCTTGACGGAGCTGGGTCTTTCGGCGGGCGACCGGCTCGCGGTCCTGTGTCTCAACCGGCCCGACTTCTTCGTCGTGCTGTTCGCCGCCCAGAAGGCGCGGCTGATCCTGGTGCCGCTCAACTGGCGCCAGCCGGTCGCCGAGCTGTCGCCGCTGATCCCCGCCTGCGGGGCGAAAATCCTCATCCACGACAAGGCCTTCGAGGCCGAGGCGCGGCACTTGTCCGCCACCCACCGCCTCCGCCGCATCGCCATGGGGCCGGGCCAGGACGCCGACTTCAGCCTCGACGAGCTGATCGCCGCCGCCGCAGAATCTCGCGCTTCGGTCCGGGTGTCGGCCTCCGATCCCTGGTATCTGCTGTTCACCTCCGGCACCACCGGTCTGCCCAAGGCGGTGATCCAGACCGCCGGCATGGCCTGGGCCAACGCCATCAACTACGCCCAGGCGACGGACCTGACCTCCGCCGATACCAGCCTGAATTTCCTGCCGCTTTTCCACACGGCCGGGATCAACCTGATGACGCTGCCGCTGTTCCTGCTCGGCGGCGCCTCGACCGTGCTGCGCAAGTTCGACGCCGATGCCGTCGTCGACCTGCTGGGGGCCGGCGCCTGTACCGCCTTCTTCGGCGTGCCGGCGATCTACCAGGCGCTGTCCCTGCACCCGCGCTTTTCCGAACTGGATCTCGCCGCCGTCCGCTCCTATGCCTGCGGCGGCGCGCCGATCCCCGAGCATCTCCTGCGCCTCTACGCGAGCCGTGGCGCCACCATCTGCAACGGCATGGGCATGACCGAGACCGGCCCGACCGTGTTCATCATGGACCGCGCCGGCGCCGCGCGGAAGATCGGCTCGGTCGGCAAGGCGCAGATCCTCGCCGAGGTCCGCCTGGAGGCGCCCGACGGCAGTCTTGTCGAGGGGCCGGGCGAGGGCGAGCTGCAGATCCGCGGGCCCGGTGTCACCCCCGGCTACATGGATAATCCCGCGGCCACCGCCGCCGCCTTCACGGCCGACGGCTGGCTGAAGTCCGGCGACGTCGCCCGCCGTGACGCCGATGGTTACTACTACATCGTCGACCGCATCAAGGACATGTACATCTCCGGCGGCGAGAACGTCTATCCAGCCGAGGTCGAGCGCGTGCTGGTCGACCATCCCGACATTCTCGAGGCGGTTGTCGTCGGCATTCCCGACGAGAGATGGGGCGAGGTCGGCGCCGCCTACCTGATCGCCCGCCCGGGGCATACCGTCGACCCCGCCGGCCTGCCCGCCTGGTGCCGGGAGCGCCTTGCCGGCTACAAGGTGCCCCGGCGCTTCGCCGTCGTCGCCGACCTGCCGCGCACCGCCGCCGGCAAGGTGCGCAAGAACCTCCTCAAGGACCAGCCGGCGGCACCGGCCAAGCCAGGGACATCCGACGCATGA
- a CDS encoding enoyl-CoA hydratase/isomerase family protein, with protein MTAPVELALRDGIATLTLARTDRHNALVPELVDALRARLAEAVATEPVALVLASAARSFSTGGDIAGFLAHAGTAEELLAYSRRLVSGLHAAILELLRFPAPVVAAVNGPLTGGSLGLVLAADLVAMSRSAFLQPYYVEMGFAPDGGWTALLPERVGVSAALAIQLLNRRIDADEAHALGLATQVVEPDGLGSAVDAWMAALRTKDRRALAATRSGVWDAPRLALVAARLDRERDRFLDLVGHPDTVARMRRFSGGR; from the coding sequence ATGACCGCCCCGGTCGAGCTTGCCCTGCGCGACGGTATCGCGACGCTGACGCTCGCCCGCACCGACCGCCACAACGCCCTGGTGCCGGAACTGGTCGACGCCCTGCGCGCGCGTCTCGCCGAGGCGGTGGCCACCGAGCCGGTTGCCCTCGTGCTCGCCTCTGCGGCCAGGAGCTTCTCCACCGGCGGCGACATCGCCGGCTTCCTCGCCCATGCCGGTACGGCGGAGGAACTGCTTGCCTATTCCCGCCGTCTGGTCTCAGGCCTGCACGCGGCGATCCTCGAGCTGCTGCGCTTTCCAGCTCCGGTCGTCGCCGCCGTCAACGGTCCGCTCACCGGCGGCTCACTCGGTCTGGTGCTTGCCGCCGACCTCGTCGCCATGAGCCGCAGCGCCTTCCTGCAGCCCTATTACGTCGAGATGGGCTTTGCCCCCGACGGCGGCTGGACCGCGCTGTTGCCCGAGCGCGTCGGCGTGTCGGCCGCACTCGCGATCCAGCTGCTCAACCGCCGCATCGACGCCGACGAGGCGCATGCCCTCGGCCTTGCCACCCAGGTGGTCGAGCCGGACGGCCTCGGCTCAGCGGTCGACGCCTGGATGGCAGCGCTGCGCACCAAGGACCGGCGCGCCCTGGCCGCCACCCGCTCTGGCGTCTGGGACGCGCCGCGCCTGGCGCTCGTCGCCGCGCGCCTCGACCGTGAGCGTGACCGGTTCCTGGATCTCGTCGGCCATCCGGACACGGTGGCACGCATGCGGCGCTTCTCCGGCGGTCGATAG
- a CDS encoding TetR/AcrR family transcriptional regulator, whose amino-acid sequence MAQGKDRTARPRARVAGGGRAGTRPGAGPGPQSGSAAGSQTAGQPKTARGEATRRAILGAAERVIGAKGFNDASIGAITREAGCAQGTFYIYFKSKDEVFSELVLEMGRLVRRALTEATADIPDRLEAEKAGLNGFLAFVAAHPDLYRIIQEALFVDPAAYRAYFRTFAEGYRTALEAADAAGQIRPGDSEIRAWALMGIARALGERMVVWGDTTPIDTVVEAAHDLIAHGLAPERDR is encoded by the coding sequence GTGGCGCAGGGCAAGGACAGGACGGCACGGCCGCGCGCGCGGGTGGCCGGCGGGGGGCGTGCCGGGACACGGCCGGGAGCAGGACCGGGACCGCAATCCGGCTCCGCCGCGGGCAGCCAGACGGCCGGCCAACCGAAGACGGCGCGCGGCGAGGCGACGCGCCGGGCGATCCTTGGTGCCGCCGAGCGCGTCATCGGCGCCAAGGGCTTCAACGACGCCTCGATCGGCGCCATCACCCGCGAGGCCGGCTGCGCGCAGGGTACATTCTACATCTATTTCAAGAGCAAGGACGAGGTCTTCTCCGAACTGGTGCTGGAAATGGGCCGGCTGGTGCGGCGCGCCCTGACCGAAGCGACCGCAGACATTCCTGATCGGCTGGAGGCGGAGAAGGCGGGCCTGAACGGCTTCCTCGCCTTCGTCGCCGCCCATCCCGACCTCTACCGGATCATCCAGGAAGCCCTGTTCGTCGACCCGGCCGCCTACCGGGCCTATTTCCGCACCTTCGCGGAAGGCTACCGCACGGCGCTCGAGGCCGCCGACGCCGCCGGCCAGATCCGACCCGGCGACAGCGAGATCCGCGCCTGGGCGCTGATGGGCATCGCCCGCGCGCTCGGCGAGCGCATGGTCGTGTGGGGCGATACCACGCCGATCGACACGGTGGTCGAGGCCGCCCACGACCTCATCGCCCATGGCCTTGCGCCGGAGCGCGACCGATGA